The region GTTAGCTGACCGCTTGCTTATTTAACGGTGCGGCGTGTAGCAACTGCATCAGATAGCTGTGCCATCATAGTTTCAGTATCAGCCCAACCGATGCAAGCATCTGTGATACTTTGACCGTAAGTTTCTACCTTACCATCAATTAGATCTTGACGACCTTCAACTAAATGACTTTCCACCATCACACCAAAGATTGCACTATTACCTGCGCTGATCTGGCCTGAAACGTCAGTCGAAACATCCATTTGTTTCTGGAATTTCTTCTCACTATTTGCGTGGCTAAAATCAATCATGATGTTAACGTCTTGCTTAGCAGACTCTAACTGAGTTGTAATTGTCGCTACATCATCAGCAGAATAGTTGGTCGACTTATTACCACCACGTAGGATGATATGACAATCAGGGTTACCTGCAGTAGAGATTATTGCCGAGTGACCAAATTTAGTTACTGATAAGAAATGGTGCGGTGCGTTAGCACTACCAATCGCATCAATCGCTACTTTAATTGTACCGTCGGTGCCGTTTTTGAAACCAACAGGGCAAGACATACCAGAAGCCAGTTCACGGTGAACTTGTGACTCTGTAGTACGTGCACCAATTGCGCCCCAACTCATTAGGTCACCAACATATTGTGGTGTGATCATATCAAGGAATTCACCTGCAGTTGGTAGACCCATCGCATTCACATCAAGCAATAATTTACGTGCAATACGTACACCATCATTTAATTGGAAGCTGTCGTTAAGATAAGGGTCATTGATTAAACCTTTCCAACCTACAGTTGTACGTGGTTTTTCAAAATAAACACGCATAACAATTTCGAGAGTATCTTTATATTTTTCACGTAATGCCACTAGTCGCTCTGCATATTCTAACGCAGCTTCTGTGTCATGAATTGAACAAGGTCCAACAATCACTAAAAGGCGATCGTCTTCTTGTTTAAGAATTTGGCTAATACTATTACGTGATTCAAATACTGTTTTAGTCACATCATCAGAAGCAGGGTATTTTTCTAACACTGCAATTGGCGGTAATAATTCTTTTACTTCACGGATTCTGACGTCGTCTGTTTGATAATGCATACTAATAATATTCCTTTATTCGCCCTCAGGCATTCATACTCTAATGTGATATTGTCCGCATTCAATGTAACGTCTATTTCACTCGGAAGCAATTATAAATCACATAAAAAATCCGTGGATATTGTAAGAAATATTCTTATCTTACCGAGATTAAGGTAATATCCAGCGAAAATACCCTAAACTTGGAAATCCTATGCTATTAAAAACTGAAGATGAATTAATTGACTTCGCCTATGACGCCTTTTTAGAGGATGCGCAAACGCAATTATCACCTGCAGATCAAATCTTATTTGCCATGCAATTCGAAGATCTTGGTGCTGTTGATATCGTCGATCTTGGTAGCGATTGGCCAGCAAGTGTGGCGATGGGTGTTAATGACGATGAATATTGTGAATTACACATCGGCCTCGTTGACGACAAAGATTTACTCAGTGATATTTTTGGCCGCGTACTGGTCAAGAAAAAAGCCAACGATAAGTTTATCCATATTCTTTGGAAAACTGAATAATCAATAGACTGTGACTTGATTTCATCTCCGATTTAAGGAATATTAGCTTTAGAGCTATTATTTAAAATAAGTATTTAGAGTAAGATGTTAAATCCAAGGAGATGGAATTGAGTCAACAAGATAACCAGTTAGTACGTTGGTTTCGGCAATCAGCGCCTTACCTCAATGCGCATCGTGATAAAACAATCGTACTGACATTGAGCGGTGAAGCCATAGCTCATACTAATTTCATCAATATCGTCAATGACATTGCCTTATTAAACATTCTCGGCATTCGCATTGTCTTGGTTTTTGGCGCGCGCCCACAAATTAATAGCATACTCGCGCATAATAACTGTGAGAGTCAGTTTCATAAATGCCAGCGCGTCACTGATGAGCAAGCCTTTCCGTTCATTAAACAAGTTATTGGTCAGCTGCAGTATGAAATTACCGCGGCATTCTCGATGAGTTTGGTCAATACCCAAATGCACGGTGTGAAAATCAATATCGTCAGTGGTAACTTCATTACTGCGCAACCAATTGGGGTCGATGAGGGGGTGGATTTTTGTCATACCGGCCGCGTTCGCCGTGTTGATACCGATGCATTGGAATATCAACTCGCCCAAAATGCCATTACCGTAGTTCCCCCACTCGGCTATTCGGTCACCGGTGAGAGTTTTAACCTCAGTGCCGAGGAAGTTGCCACCAAGATAGCCATCAAACTCAGTGCCCATAAACTCATCAACTTTTGCTCTTCACAAGGTGTATTGGATTATAACGGTAGCCTCATTTCTGAAATGTTTCCTGAACAAGCACAGCAACGCTTAGCCGAACTTGAAGAACAAGGTGGCATAAATACTGGCACAGCGTCTTACTTACGCGCTGCCATTAATGCTTCTTTAGCAGGTGTACCCCGCTGTCATTTAGTCAGTTACAAAACCGATGGTTCATTGTTACAAGAGCTGTTCTCACGTGATGGTGTCGGTACTCAAATAGTACGCCAAAGCGCCGAGCAAACACGCCCTGCTAAAATTGAAGATGTACCCGGGATCATGTTACTGACGCAACCTTTAGTTGACCAAGGAATGCTAGTACAGCGCAGTAGGGAGCAGCTAGTGCGAGACATTGAGCACTTCACTGTCGTTGAACGTGATGGCACCATTATTGGCTGTGCCTCACTGTATTGTTTTTCTGGCAATATTGCTGAAATGGCCAGTGTCGCCACCCATCCTGAATATCGCCGCCTGAGTCGCGGTGACTTACTGGTCAAGGAAATTGAACGCCAAGCCAAGTCACAAGGCATGGATAACTTGTTTGTACTAACAACACACAGTATTCATTGGTTTAGAGAACGTGGTTTCGAGCCGGTGGAGCTTGAGCAATTACCGGTTGAAAAACAAGAGTTGTATAACTTGCAGCGTCGTTCAAAAATATTAATGAAGGCTTTATAAGATTTGGCAGTAACCGAAACACAGAGCATCACCTATCTGTTACTGCCTTTTCTTTTCCACAAACAAAGCAGCCTGTTACAATTCGGTACACTTACCTTCGCCATAATGTGCGCGAGCCACTACTACACAGCGAATATTTAGAGCTATAATCCCTCCTCATTCTTGGGAAGAGTTCAAATACATGTCATTACGACGAGTCTTACAACATGCATTTCAACATTTCAGTCAGCGGTTACTCGCGCAACTAGACAGTAAACAGCGCTTATGGATCGTACAAGTAGATGAAGGCGGGCTAAAAAATCAATCATTTATCGTTGATGAAGACAACTTTCAGCAACCTATGGATTGGATGCTGAAGCGGCACTATTCTGTCACTGATTTGGAAAATGTAAATAACATGAAGCGTGCCGAAGTAGTTAGCATCAAACTTGCGAACGCTAAGCACAGCTTGATCCGAGCTAAATAGCGAGCAACTCGCTATTAACTAGCCATCAACTATTAGCTATCCACTAACCACTAACCACTAACGTAAGTATTCACTCGCAACAGCATGTAGCGCACGTACATGCGCTTCATCATCATTTAAACAAGCAATGAAACGGTAATCTTCACCACCGGCGTCGACAAATACAGCTTTGTTTTCAATTGCCATTTCTTCGAGTGTTTCTAAACAATCAACTGCAAACGCTGGCGCGATCAAATCGAGTGATTTCGTACCACTTGCAGCTAGCTTTACTAAGGTTTCATTAGTATACGGTTGTAGCCATTCAGCTTTACCAAAACGCGATTGATAGCAATGCACAACCTCATCTTCCGCTAATCCTAGACGCGCACATAGCAGTGCGGTTGTTTCAACGCAGTGGTCAGCATAGATATCGCCTTTTTCAACCAGAAACTTAGGAATACCATGATAAGACAGTAGTAGTTTTTCAGCTCTGCCCTTGTCAGCCCAATGGCGTTCTACGCTTAACGCTAATGCTTCAATATAAGCAGCATTGTTATGGTAGTGCTTTACTAAGCTTACGCTTGGTACATCGATAGTTGCTTGTAGATAGTTAGCTACTTGATCAAATACGGGTGCAGTGGTGGTTGATGAGTATTGTGGAAACAACGGCAGTACCACGATGTGTTCAGCACCTGCTTGCTGTAACTTAGCTATCGCATTGTTAATACTGCGTTCGCCATACGTCATAGCGAGCTCAACCTGTACGTCTTGCCCTGCATCGTTAAATATCGCCGATAGCGCTTTTTGCTGTAATAGACTGTAATGTAATAGCGGTGAGCCATCATCAAACCAAATCGACTGGTAGGCTTTAGCTACACGTTTACAACGTAAAGGTAAAATAACACCGTTTAATAGCGGTAACCAAAATAATCGAGGAATACTGACAACGCGGGGATCAGACAGAAATGGTCTTAAAAAGGCTTTAACACCGGCTGGTGTGGCTGAATCTGGCGTACCAAGGTTAACCAATAAAATACTTTGCTTAGTCATATTACACATAATCACTATATCGTTTAACGAGTGACTCTATTCTATGCGATTAAGTAACTTGGATCCAATAACTCGTTGAGATTTAGTTATAAAAAAACCCCGAGCACGCTCGAGGTTTGATAGCCGTATAAAGATTAATCGAAGGGTTACCCCTCTCTATTAATCTATAGAATTAACCAAGTAGTTCAGCTAATTGCTTACTAACAGCGTCAACAGCTTGTGTGCCGTCAAATGTAACATATTTGCTGTTACCAGCGTCCGCTTCTTTGCCATAGTAAGCAATAAGTGGTGCAGTTTGATCGTGGTAGATACCTAAACGTTTACGCACTGTTGCTTCAACATCATCCGCACGGATTGATAGATCTTCACCAGTTTCGTTATCTTTACCTTCCACTTTTGGCGGATTGTAAACAGTATGGTAAACACGGCCAGAAGCAGCGTGAACACGACGACCGCTCATACGTTTAACGATTTCTTCATCAGGCACGTCAAATTCAAATACGAAATCAACGTCAATACCGTTTTCTTTCATCGCGTCAGCTTGTGGGATAGTACGTGGGAAACCGTCTAGTAGGAAACCTTTCGCACAATCTTCTTTCTTAACACGATCTTTAACTAATTCGATGATTAGTTCGTCAGATACTAGCAGGCCACCATCCATAACAGCTTTAACTTTTTGACCTAACTCAGAACCTTCTTTAATAGCAGCTCGTAGCATATCACCAGTAGAGATTTGCGGAACACCATAGTTTTCCATGATGAACTGTGCTTGAGTTCCCTTACCTGCACCTGGTGCACCTAATAAAATAATACGCATAAATTGCCCTTAAATTGACTTAGCTTGTGTAAATTGCTTAAATTTCAGAACCGCTAGACTACACGGGAAATCCGATGTGTTCAAGTACGGCCCTTAATTGTTACCTGTTTGTATACAACTTTGTGAGTAATACGATGAAGATACGTATTCACACTGTTAAGTTTGTTTAAATGTACTTAACTAATTAGTCGATTCATACGCGCAATGAATGCAGCAGGATCATCTAAGCTACCACGCTCAGTCAATTGTGCTTGTTCTAACAACAGTTGCACCCAGTCTGCAAATACCGTTTCATCCGCTTCATCAGCAACACGTTTAATCATTTCATGTTCTGGATTTAACTCAAAAATGTATTTCTGTGGTGGTACAGCTTGACCAGCAGATTCCATCAACTTGATCATTTGGCTGCTCATGCCATCTTCGTTTGTTACCACACAAGACGGTGTAGCAGTAAGACGATGTGTTAAACGTACGTCAGCTACTTTGTCGCCTAATGTAGATTTTGCACGCTCAAGGAAACTTGCAAATTCTTCAGTCGCTTCTTCTTTGGCTTTTTTTGCATCTTCATCATCAAGGTCGCCAAGGTCTAAATCACCTTTAGTTACTGATACAAGTTGCTTGCCATCAAAGTCTGTTAAGTGTGAAAGTAACCACTCATCAATACGGTCAGTTAATAGTAATACTTCAATGCCTTTTTTCTTAAAAATTTCAAGGTAAGCACTGTTTACAGCCGTGGTGTAGTTATCTGCTGTAATGTAGTAAATCTTATCTTGGCCTTCAGGCATGTTTTCGATGTATTTACCGAAACCAACTTCTTGTGCAGGACCGCCAACCGATGTTGAAGAGAAACGTAATAAAGAAGCAATCTTCTCTTTATTCGCCATGTCTTCAGCTGGGCCTTCTTTCAATGCTTGACCAAATTCGTTCCAGAATTTAAGGTACTTTTCATCATCATTCTTCGCCATACGTTCAAGCATAGTCAATACACGCTTAGTACAAGCAGTGCGTAATGATGTGGTAATTTTATTATCTTGTAATATTTCACGTGAGACGTTTAGTGGCAAATCGTTTGAATCTAACACACCCTTCACGAAACGCAGGTAAGTTGGCATAAACTGTTCAGCGTCATCCATAATGAATACACGTCGTACATACAGTTTTAGGCCATGTTCTTTTTCACGGTTCCACATATCAAATGGTGCACGTGCAGGGATATAAAGTAGGCTGGTATATTCTTGCTTACCTTCTACACGGTTATGGCTCCATGTTAGTGGATCTTCAAAATCGTGAGCGATGTGCTTATAGAACTCATTATATTCTTCATCTTTTAGTTCATTTTTCGATAATGTCCACAATGCGCTTGCACGGGTAATCGATTCCCACTCACCCGGTACTGCTGGTGTTTTTTCACCGTCAGGACCATCTGATTCAGGTTGTTCTTCTTTCCACATTTCAACAGGAATGCTGATGTGATCTGAATATTTGTTAACGATTTGACGCAATTTCCATGCATCAAGTAAGTCATCTTCACCTTCACGTAGGTGCAAGATGATTTCAGTACCACGGCTTTCTTTAGTAATATCAGCTAGACGGTAGTCGCCCTCACCTTCAGATTCCCACTGTACCGCTTGGTCCGCTGCTGCGCCCGCTGCACGTGTATTCACTGTCATCATATCTGCTACGATGAAACCAGAATAGAAACCAACACCAAACTGACCGATCAATTGCGAATCTTTAGCTTGGTCGCCAGATAGGTTATTAAAGAATTCAGATGTACCAGAACGTGCAATCGTACCTAAGTGCGAGATAACATCTTCACGTGACATACCTATGCCGTTATCAGCAATGGTAATGGTACGGGCCGTTTTATCAAGCGTAACACGTACACGTAATTCGCCATCGTCTTCATATAAGCTATTATCTGATAATGCTTTAAAACGTAATTTATCGGCTGCATCTGCCGCATTAGAGACAAGTTCACGTAAAAAGATTTCTTTATTTGAGTATAAAGAATGGATCATTAATTTAAGCAGTTGTTTCACTTCAGCTTGAAAGCCGTGAGTCTCAGTATTAACTGTATCAGTCATTACTTGTTCCTTTGTTCTAATGGGGTGATTCAGATTACAAATTATCTGAATTTATTCGTTAATAGATAGATGGGTTTGTTATCAGTGTTTTCAAGGGCAACTAATAATTTTAATCTGTGAGCGCAAACGCAACTACTTAAAAAGCAATGTAAAAAAGCCATTTTCAATTAGAAAATGCTTGCATATTAATATCACAACAATCACTATATTGCGCACAATGTATTTATTTACACTGCTATTTACTTCTACTTATTTATTATTTAAAGGGGACTTACGATGACGAAACTTTATGATTTCGAAGTAACAACAATCACTGGTGAACAAAAAAAACTCAGTGATTATAAAGGCCAAGCAGTACTGATCGTAAATACCGCCAGTAAATGTGGTTTCACTAATCAATATGCCGAATTAGAAGAGTTACAGCAAACCTATGCGAGTAAAGGATTAGCTATTCTCGGTTTCCCTTGCAACCAGTTTAAGCAGCAGGAACAAGGTTCAGATGCTGATATCAACTCATTCTGTCAGCTGAATTTTGGTGTTACCTTTGACATGTTTAGCAAAATCGATGTCAATGGTGATAATGCCGACCCCCTGTATAAATGGCTCAAGTCAGAAGCAACAGGTCTGTTAGGCAGTAAAGGCATTAAATGGAACTTCACTAAATTTTTGGTTAACCGTGACGGTAATGTAGTCGATCGCTTTGCACCTACGCTCTCTCCAAAAGGCATGGTAAAAGATATTGAGAAGCTGCTGTAAAGCAATCGTTATAATACAAACTATTTAGCAGTAACAATAACTTAGTCAAATAGTTTGTAGTTTTTTACAACAATCCCCCCGTATCAGGGGTGGAACTTCGCCCTCCTCTGTCGTATAGTGTGCGCAATTCATTATAGGAAGGCTTTACATGTTTCGCGACAATCCACTACTATCTCAATTAAAACAAAATATGCGCCAAAACACGCCGAGTGTAGAAGGCACAGTTAAAGGCACTGAACGTGGTTTTGGCTTCCTTGAAGCGGATGATGGCGAAAGCTATTTCATCGCTCCGCCGCACATGAAAAAAATCATGCATGGCGATAGAATTAAAGCATATATC is a window of Moritella sp. Urea-trap-13 DNA encoding:
- the aroG gene encoding 3-deoxy-7-phosphoheptulonate synthase AroG; amino-acid sequence: MHYQTDDVRIREVKELLPPIAVLEKYPASDDVTKTVFESRNSISQILKQEDDRLLVIVGPCSIHDTEAALEYAERLVALREKYKDTLEIVMRVYFEKPRTTVGWKGLINDPYLNDSFQLNDGVRIARKLLLDVNAMGLPTAGEFLDMITPQYVGDLMSWGAIGARTTESQVHRELASGMSCPVGFKNGTDGTIKVAIDAIGSANAPHHFLSVTKFGHSAIISTAGNPDCHIILRGGNKSTNYSADDVATITTQLESAKQDVNIMIDFSHANSEKKFQKQMDVSTDVSGQISAGNSAIFGVMVESHLVEGRQDLIDGKVETYGQSITDACIGWADTETMMAQLSDAVATRRTVK
- a CDS encoding HI1450 family dsDNA-mimic protein yields the protein MLLKTEDELIDFAYDAFLEDAQTQLSPADQILFAMQFEDLGAVDIVDLGSDWPASVAMGVNDDEYCELHIGLVDDKDLLSDIFGRVLVKKKANDKFIHILWKTE
- the argA gene encoding amino-acid N-acetyltransferase, whose amino-acid sequence is MELSQQDNQLVRWFRQSAPYLNAHRDKTIVLTLSGEAIAHTNFINIVNDIALLNILGIRIVLVFGARPQINSILAHNNCESQFHKCQRVTDEQAFPFIKQVIGQLQYEITAAFSMSLVNTQMHGVKINIVSGNFITAQPIGVDEGVDFCHTGRVRRVDTDALEYQLAQNAITVVPPLGYSVTGESFNLSAEEVATKIAIKLSAHKLINFCSSQGVLDYNGSLISEMFPEQAQQRLAELEEQGGINTGTASYLRAAINASLAGVPRCHLVSYKTDGSLLQELFSRDGVGTQIVRQSAEQTRPAKIEDVPGIMLLTQPLVDQGMLVQRSREQLVRDIEHFTVVERDGTIIGCASLYCFSGNIAEMASVATHPEYRRLSRGDLLVKEIERQAKSQGMDNLFVLTTHSIHWFRERGFEPVELEQLPVEKQELYNLQRRSKILMKAL
- the hemH gene encoding ferrochelatase, with protein sequence MCNMTKQSILLVNLGTPDSATPAGVKAFLRPFLSDPRVVSIPRLFWLPLLNGVILPLRCKRVAKAYQSIWFDDGSPLLHYSLLQQKALSAIFNDAGQDVQVELAMTYGERSINNAIAKLQQAGAEHIVVLPLFPQYSSTTTAPVFDQVANYLQATIDVPSVSLVKHYHNNAAYIEALALSVERHWADKGRAEKLLLSYHGIPKFLVEKGDIYADHCVETTALLCARLGLAEDEVVHCYQSRFGKAEWLQPYTNETLVKLAASGTKSLDLIAPAFAVDCLETLEEMAIENKAVFVDAGGEDYRFIACLNDDEAHVRALHAVASEYLR
- the adk gene encoding adenylate kinase codes for the protein MRIILLGAPGAGKGTQAQFIMENYGVPQISTGDMLRAAIKEGSELGQKVKAVMDGGLLVSDELIIELVKDRVKKEDCAKGFLLDGFPRTIPQADAMKENGIDVDFVFEFDVPDEEIVKRMSGRRVHAASGRVYHTVYNPPKVEGKDNETGEDLSIRADDVEATVRKRLGIYHDQTAPLIAYYGKEADAGNSKYVTFDGTQAVDAVSKQLAELLG
- the htpG gene encoding molecular chaperone HtpG gives rise to the protein MTDTVNTETHGFQAEVKQLLKLMIHSLYSNKEIFLRELVSNAADAADKLRFKALSDNSLYEDDGELRVRVTLDKTARTITIADNGIGMSREDVISHLGTIARSGTSEFFNNLSGDQAKDSQLIGQFGVGFYSGFIVADMMTVNTRAAGAAADQAVQWESEGEGDYRLADITKESRGTEIILHLREGEDDLLDAWKLRQIVNKYSDHISIPVEMWKEEQPESDGPDGEKTPAVPGEWESITRASALWTLSKNELKDEEYNEFYKHIAHDFEDPLTWSHNRVEGKQEYTSLLYIPARAPFDMWNREKEHGLKLYVRRVFIMDDAEQFMPTYLRFVKGVLDSNDLPLNVSREILQDNKITTSLRTACTKRVLTMLERMAKNDDEKYLKFWNEFGQALKEGPAEDMANKEKIASLLRFSSTSVGGPAQEVGFGKYIENMPEGQDKIYYITADNYTTAVNSAYLEIFKKKGIEVLLLTDRIDEWLLSHLTDFDGKQLVSVTKGDLDLGDLDDEDAKKAKEEATEEFASFLERAKSTLGDKVADVRLTHRLTATPSCVVTNEDGMSSQMIKLMESAGQAVPPQKYIFELNPEHEMIKRVADEADETVFADWVQLLLEQAQLTERGSLDDPAAFIARMNRLIS
- a CDS encoding glutathione peroxidase, with amino-acid sequence MTKLYDFEVTTITGEQKKLSDYKGQAVLIVNTASKCGFTNQYAELEELQQTYASKGLAILGFPCNQFKQQEQGSDADINSFCQLNFGVTFDMFSKIDVNGDNADPLYKWLKSEATGLLGSKGIKWNFTKFLVNRDGNVVDRFAPTLSPKGMVKDIEKLL